A window from Dama dama isolate Ldn47 chromosome 11, ASM3311817v1, whole genome shotgun sequence encodes these proteins:
- the EIF2AK2 gene encoding interferon-induced, double-stranded RNA-activated protein kinase isoform X2, with protein MATGRSPCFYIEELNKYQQKNGVEVKYCELAKTGPPHNYRFTYQVIIDGKEFPKAEGRSKKEAKNAAAKLAFEMINKSVTFSSPLTTNTPEGPPIENYIGRLNTISQKKNLCVTYEECKSKGDGHEGFRYKCKIGQKEYGIGVGFTKQEAKQLAAKLAYEKIESETMRADRSSDCFNAVSGEVERNSQAMSTSSESPSENGFSKSASERSDNSDTNSSFLTPGDSFRNNARKVKRSLAPNFYSPMRTEENSYSADPRLVKDFTEVTPIGSGGFGQVFKAKHRIDMKTYVIKCVKYNSAKVEREVKALATLNHPNIVHYYSCWDGLDYDPEKSINFSRTYSECYPRPKTRCLFIQMEYCDKGTLEQWIDKRRGKEPDKDLALEFFQQIVTGVHYIHSKDLIHRDLKPGNIFLVTMNQIKIGDFGLVTYLKNDEMRTSKKGTWRYMSPEQLSSVKDYGNEVDIYALGLILAELIHICPTSLETSKLFEDLRSGNLDVFDGKEKDLLKKLLSEDPKKRPTTSEILKTLKVWNNVTERRKLNTY; from the exons atggcCACTGGTCGTTCACCGTGTTTCTACATAGAAGAACTTAATAAATACCAACAAAAGAATGGTGTAGAAGTTAAGTATTGTGAACTGGCTAAGACAGGACCTCCACATAATTATAG GTTTACATATCAAGTTAtaatagatggtaaagaatttccaAAGGCTGAAGGTAGATCAAAGAAGGAAGCCAAAAACGCTGCAGCGAAATTAGCTTTTGAGATGATTAATAAG tcggTTACTTTTTCATCTCCGCTGACAACAAATACTCCAGAAGGACCACCCATTGAAAATTACATAGGCCGTCTTAATACGATCTCCCAGAAGAAAAACCTATGTGTAACTTATGAAGAATGTAAATCAAAGGGTGATGGGCACGAAGG GTTTCGTTATAAATGCAAAATTGGACAAAAAGAATATGGTATTGGTGTAGGTTTCACTAAACAGGAGGCAAAACAGTTGGCTGCCAAACTGGCTTATGAAAAGATAGAATCAGAAACAATG AGAGCTGACCGATCCTCTGATTGTTTCAATGCTGTGTCTGGTGAAGTCGAAAGAAACTCTCAAGCAATGAGTACATC CTCTGAATCACCATCTGAAAACGGCTTCTCAAAAAGTGCCTCAGAAAGAAGTGATAACAGTGACACAAACAGCTCTTTCCTGACTCCAGGG GACAGTTTCAGAAATAATGCCAGGAAGGTGAAGAG AAGTTTGGCGCCTAATTTTTACTCTCCTATGAGGACAGAAGAAAACAGTTACAGTGCGGACCCCAG GTTGGTCAAGGATTTCACAGAAGTAACACCAATTGGCTCAGGTGGATTTGGTCAAGTTTTCAAAGCCAAGCACAGAATTGATATGAAGACTTACGTtattaaatgtgttaaatataataGTGC GAAGGTAGAGCGTGAAGTGAAAGCTTTGGCAACACTTAATCATCCAAACATTGTTCACTACTACAGTTGTTGGGATGGGCTTGATTATGATCCtgagaaaagcatcaatttttcaag AACATACAGTGAATGCTATCCCAGACCAAAGACTAGGTGCCTTTTCATCCAAATGGAATATTGTGATAAAGGTACGTTGGAGCAATGGATTGACAAAAGAAGAGGCAAGGAACCGGACAAAGATTTGGCTTTGGAGTTCTTTCAACAAATAGTAACAGGAGTGCATTATATACATTCAAAAGACTTAATTCATAGAGACCTTAAG CCAGGTAACATATTTTTAGTAACTATGAACCAAATCAAGATTGGAGACTTTGGACTTGTTACGTACCTGAAAAATGATGAAATGCGGACAAGTAAAAAGGGAACTTGGCGATACATGAGCCCAGAACAG ctttcttctGTGAAAGACTATGGAAATGAAGTGGACATCTATGCTTTGGGGCTGATTCTTGCAGAACTTATTCATATATGTCCCACTTCTTTAGAAACATCGAAG ttatttgaaGATCTGAGGAGTGGCAACTTAGATGTATTTGACGGCAAAGAA AAAGATCTTCTAAAGAAATTACTCTCAGAGGACCCCAAGAAACGACCTACCACATCTGAGATACTGAAGACTTTGAAGGTGTGGAATAATGttacagaaagaaggaaactaaATACGTATTAG
- the EIF2AK2 gene encoding interferon-induced, double-stranded RNA-activated protein kinase isoform X1, whose protein sequence is MATGRSPCFYIEELNKYQQKNGVEVKYCELAKTGPPHNYRFTYQVIIDGKEFPKAEGRSKKEAKNAAAKLAFEMINKSVTFSSPLTTNTPEGPPIENYIGRLNTISQKKNLCVTYEECKSKGDGHEGFRYKCKIGQKEYGIGVGFTKQEAKQLAAKLAYEKIESETMRADRSSDCFNAVSGEVERNSQAMSTSSSESPSENGFSKSASERSDNSDTNSSFLTPGDSFRNNARKVKRSLAPNFYSPMRTEENSYSADPRLVKDFTEVTPIGSGGFGQVFKAKHRIDMKTYVIKCVKYNSAKVEREVKALATLNHPNIVHYYSCWDGLDYDPEKSINFSRTYSECYPRPKTRCLFIQMEYCDKGTLEQWIDKRRGKEPDKDLALEFFQQIVTGVHYIHSKDLIHRDLKPGNIFLVTMNQIKIGDFGLVTYLKNDEMRTSKKGTWRYMSPEQLSSVKDYGNEVDIYALGLILAELIHICPTSLETSKLFEDLRSGNLDVFDGKEKDLLKKLLSEDPKKRPTTSEILKTLKVWNNVTERRKLNTY, encoded by the exons atggcCACTGGTCGTTCACCGTGTTTCTACATAGAAGAACTTAATAAATACCAACAAAAGAATGGTGTAGAAGTTAAGTATTGTGAACTGGCTAAGACAGGACCTCCACATAATTATAG GTTTACATATCAAGTTAtaatagatggtaaagaatttccaAAGGCTGAAGGTAGATCAAAGAAGGAAGCCAAAAACGCTGCAGCGAAATTAGCTTTTGAGATGATTAATAAG tcggTTACTTTTTCATCTCCGCTGACAACAAATACTCCAGAAGGACCACCCATTGAAAATTACATAGGCCGTCTTAATACGATCTCCCAGAAGAAAAACCTATGTGTAACTTATGAAGAATGTAAATCAAAGGGTGATGGGCACGAAGG GTTTCGTTATAAATGCAAAATTGGACAAAAAGAATATGGTATTGGTGTAGGTTTCACTAAACAGGAGGCAAAACAGTTGGCTGCCAAACTGGCTTATGAAAAGATAGAATCAGAAACAATG AGAGCTGACCGATCCTCTGATTGTTTCAATGCTGTGTCTGGTGAAGTCGAAAGAAACTCTCAAGCAATGAGTACATC TAGCTCTGAATCACCATCTGAAAACGGCTTCTCAAAAAGTGCCTCAGAAAGAAGTGATAACAGTGACACAAACAGCTCTTTCCTGACTCCAGGG GACAGTTTCAGAAATAATGCCAGGAAGGTGAAGAG AAGTTTGGCGCCTAATTTTTACTCTCCTATGAGGACAGAAGAAAACAGTTACAGTGCGGACCCCAG GTTGGTCAAGGATTTCACAGAAGTAACACCAATTGGCTCAGGTGGATTTGGTCAAGTTTTCAAAGCCAAGCACAGAATTGATATGAAGACTTACGTtattaaatgtgttaaatataataGTGC GAAGGTAGAGCGTGAAGTGAAAGCTTTGGCAACACTTAATCATCCAAACATTGTTCACTACTACAGTTGTTGGGATGGGCTTGATTATGATCCtgagaaaagcatcaatttttcaag AACATACAGTGAATGCTATCCCAGACCAAAGACTAGGTGCCTTTTCATCCAAATGGAATATTGTGATAAAGGTACGTTGGAGCAATGGATTGACAAAAGAAGAGGCAAGGAACCGGACAAAGATTTGGCTTTGGAGTTCTTTCAACAAATAGTAACAGGAGTGCATTATATACATTCAAAAGACTTAATTCATAGAGACCTTAAG CCAGGTAACATATTTTTAGTAACTATGAACCAAATCAAGATTGGAGACTTTGGACTTGTTACGTACCTGAAAAATGATGAAATGCGGACAAGTAAAAAGGGAACTTGGCGATACATGAGCCCAGAACAG ctttcttctGTGAAAGACTATGGAAATGAAGTGGACATCTATGCTTTGGGGCTGATTCTTGCAGAACTTATTCATATATGTCCCACTTCTTTAGAAACATCGAAG ttatttgaaGATCTGAGGAGTGGCAACTTAGATGTATTTGACGGCAAAGAA AAAGATCTTCTAAAGAAATTACTCTCAGAGGACCCCAAGAAACGACCTACCACATCTGAGATACTGAAGACTTTGAAGGTGTGGAATAATGttacagaaagaaggaaactaaATACGTATTAG